In Dermacentor silvarum isolate Dsil-2018 chromosome 10, BIME_Dsil_1.4, whole genome shotgun sequence, the genomic stretch TGACAAATAGGGACTTTTTTTATCGTCTGCGCTGTACTGGAGTCGCAATAGGCAGTAATTGTTGACGATACAATTTCTCGGCGATGTATTATGAGTGGCTTCGTTGTACTTCGGTGGCAGTGCCGTAGCTGCAAGAATGTGCTGCGCGGATTCTCCTTGAATTTACTCAGTTTAGCTAATATTTATGCGGCCAGCGCGTTGACAAGTCGCTTCCCGCAGACCGAGCTAACAAAGCGCGAAGAGTGACCAATTTCATTTGTAGTAATCTATGCCAGATTAATAGGAGACACGTGTTCAATAATTATGGTTACAAAATGCGGTAGTAACGTTTTGAACAATTTAGCTGAGTTGACAACGTGTTTTCATCGAAGGAACTCTCCTTGCCGGCATTGTTTTTTCTATAGAAACACACAACAATGTGCTGTGTGACTGACCAGAGCGGCATATTTTTTGGATAAGCAGTATCTTCGTAACCGATGGTCCGTCCCCCACTGCACAGATCAGATGATCGGCGATCCAGCCGTATaagaaccgaaaaaaaaagtcagcgcACATATTTTAACCAACACACTGCTGTGTCTCGCGAGATCCTACTTATCCGCGACATCCCTCATGTCCCACCACCGTTACAGAAAACTTTATCGAAAGCTGTAAAGCAAGCGATCTTACATTACGTCCAAAATTGTACGCCTTATTTGAGAAAAGTCTTTTTCGCTGGCCTCCTCGTTGAGCTTGTCCAAGTCCTCTCGGAGCGAATCCATCTGAaacaacgagagagagaaaacaataTATTTAGGTAGTGACTCGAGGGCTGTTTGCGAAAGCAAGTTATGGGAACTGAGATCTGGTTAAGATGACTCACTATCAAAGCTTCACGTGCGAAGCTCCATAGTGAATTAGTGTCTTTTAACGTTAAGCCAGTGGCCGGAGCCAGTCCTCGAAGGACCCAGCCTCGAAGATCCGAAATAATCTTGGCCACCCATGTTCCTCAACGCTCACTGAAATATCAGCACACCGcgggctctttcttttctttttttcttcttccgtctCCACTCTAGAATGCACCAGTAATCGAACCCATGGCGTCGCCCTGAGCAGCGAAACGCAATAGCCTCTGAGCCACCGTACAATGGCACGGTCGGCgcaagtgcgcatgcgctgaaccCACGACTGGCTTGggttcagcgcatgcgcacttgcGGCCCGCAAATTTCTTGGGTCCCCAAGCCGCTTGGATCGCCAATTCTAAAACTCCGTTATCGCTGCCATTTCGTTTTTTGCAAACGTAAGTTTTTACTGAAGCCGTCCAGTGGATGAACAGCCGTGAGCAGTATAagcatcgtcgtcgtcgtgaaCTCGCCTTCTCTTTGCACGGCGGGGGCGCCTGGTCCCCGGACAGGGCGAGCGCGGCGTACGCCTCGTACAGGCCGGTCAGCTTGGCAGCCAGCACGTGTTCAGGCGCTGAACAGAGGGTGGTGCTGAAACCTCAGCGAGGACACGTCCAGCTCCAGTTCGAGCTCCGGCTCGGAGTCGCACCGGTATGGAACGCAGTGCATCGCCTGTGCAGAGGACGGTGAGGGGCATTAAAGAGGAATACTAAAGACCAAGAAGGGACGGATTATAGAGCAAACGGGGGGCAGCTGATGGTTTAGCCGAGGCTAAGCTGAAGAAACGGAGTTGGGTAAAGGATGCAGTGCGTGGGGCAGATAACCGGTGATCTATTAAAGTTAGATAATAGAGAGTCTTAGAATTGGGGAGCCAAGACTGTGGGTCCCCAAGCCGCGGTGGGTAGGCATGCTCTTGGGTTTAGAGGAGCAGCAGAGTTTGAGAATTGGGTCAAACGCAGATAGCGTTGGATCGAGCGCTCGGGACGTCGCAGTGGGGAAAATAAAAAGGTGCTGGAaagaataaaagaagaaaagtttTTCTTGCAAGTGAATACGAACAGAACGCATTTTTGAGCAAAAATGGCAAACATAAAATGTCATAAACGTAATCACTGTGTTAGTATTACGAATTCAGTACGGTGTTTTAAGACCCAAGACGGCTTGGGGACCTATGCAATAGTATTAGATTTTTGGATCTTGGGTCAATGCAACTGCAAGATCACAATACTGGCTTGggttcagcgcatgcgcacttgcAGGCCCGCAATTTTCTTGGGTCCCCAAGCCACTTGGGTCGCCAATTCTAAAACTTCCTTATCactgccaagagaagggaagcgcagtcgaggaaggcagagaAATAGATAATGTAATTatattaggaaatttgcagccataTATGCTGGAGTCAATTGGCCCAACAGGCAACTGACAGGCGTGGTTTGAGGTCGCGAGGAGAGGAATTCGCTGTGTGGTAGGCATAAAATGTCGTGATGACGAAGATCGTGAATAGAATTGCGATACCCGCTTTTGGTGCAGAACGAGTTAAAAAAGTTGTAGACTTGCTGTTTCAATTCAAATCGAGGGCATAAATTAGAAATCTGCCTTGAAGACTTACTTAATTTGAATTTCCTCTCCTAAACGCAACCAACTTCATTCAGATTGGCTCAGCAGTTGCCTGTAGGAGCATTTTACGTTTCACGTGCGTCTGGATAGGAAAATCCTCATAAAGAAATTTATCAATACCTGCACAGATCGTCACTACAACGTCGTGCATAATACTTTGGAACcgtgaataacaaaaaaaaaataaagagaactCGCCTTTCTGTATTTCGGCTTGAAAGCCCTCGTGTCTTCATCGCAACTCCGAAGGCGGAATGGCTTATCACTAACCGTAATCGGCGACGTGTCAACAGTCCCTTCGCTGTTGAACCATTGCAGTTCCTaaaatacacaaaagaaaaggTTTACGTTATCAATGAATAAACGAAGCGCCGATTGCTACGAATTTATTGACAGAGCAGTCAATCAGAGGCGGTACCTACAGCACCGGAGCTCTCAACTCACGCCTTGGTTGATCAACCGGTGTTCCATCTGGTTTATCGCGAAGCGACGTAAGTTATTCCTTATCGGCGAACCCGGCCTGGTGCGATCACCCGAGTCGTCTTCGTTTCCACCTGCTGCTCCCAATTTTGCGGAAAAAGGCActgcaatggaaaaaaaaaatatttcgctcGCACTTGCAGTCTCGTTTCATTTACATGAACGCGACGCTAACACATCGCATTTTCTATAGCGCGTCGTCACAATTCAATCCTGGtgtctcgctttctctctctcctccttgATGTGACACGCTATAGCCGTTTATATGAATTAGCCAATAGGCGAACTGACCGACCTCAAGTAATCTTCCGGCTGGCGCGttaaagcgacactaaagagaaaactTCATTCAGCCGTATTAGTGAATTACCCAACTACAATACCGAAAAAAAAGCTACTCTTGCGGTGATAAGAGGTTTGGTAAACCAGAAAAGGCGCTAGAAGGAAGAGCGGGTGGCGACGGCGCCTTGAAGCTCCAGCACCAgatcgccgtgacgtcatagatttttaTGGCGTCAGCCGAGGCGTAGTTAATTTTTCGTCGAGGTAAACATATACTGTGTTGTATTCTAACAGAGCCAGAGGCTGAACTTGGCATCTTTCAAGACCTTCTACTGAGCCACAATAAGCCAGTACGAgcaaatactttgaaatccgtgacgtaaCTCTGACGTAAAGGCACGAGGGTTCCGGCGCGAAAATTGAAAACGGAAATGTGATCATTATTCAACCTCTTACCGAGAAATTCACGAAAGTAGAGTTTTGAAAAAAAGCTTCTTTATTTTCATTCTAGAATGATAAATCGTTTCTCTTTAGTGGCCCTTCCAGGCTTTGCGTCTTCCTCTCCCATCAGCCGCGGTCACGTGAATGCGACGAGAGACACTGCTGTCGCATTCATGCAGACGCCACTACTTGTTCTCAATTCCTGTTTTAGTTTTATGTTTTCCTTCCGAGTGCGAAATTCCTTGCCGAGAGTTTCAAGCACGATGCAAATTTTTTTGGGTGATTCACAATTATTTCTCTGCATGAGGAACGCTTTGCCAGATTGTTTAAACATTGTAAATTTACGTTCGCTCGCCTATCCCTCTACATCGAATACGAACCTTTCGAGGATGAAGGGAAGTGCAGGTTGGTGTCGACCCTGGGGTTGTACTCCGCCTTCACAATCTTGCATGCGAGCTGCTCGTCGGGAACGTAGTCGTCAGACGTCAGAAGGTTCTCCTCTAAGGCGGGACACGAAAGATCGAATATGCATTCAACGTCAGTCAAGGCTCTGAGTACTGCGTCGCTGTCAGTAAGATCGTGGCGTGCCTGAAAGATTACGCAACTGCGGCGAGTGGAAATTAGCagaagcaacgaaaaaaaaaaacgggagcaACATACAATCACACATTAGTTTAGTTTAGTTAGTTTGTTAGTTTGTTTCTcagaaaataattatttaaatttTGATTTATTACATATTCACGCATTCACTCCACGATCATTATAGTAGGAAGGGGACGGAGGAGAGAATGTGAAAACGTTTGTACAACTTTGTTGAACAGTAGCACAATACACTGTGACACACAATGCAAACATGGCTAAAGTAACGAAGAATTGATTCCTGGAATAAGAACACTGCGTGCCAAAATACTAGATATTGAAGTATGGCGATATACAAACCACTGacataaaaacaagaaaacaatagTAATCATAGGTTTGCATTCTTACATAGCTGATCGGAACTTGAAGGACTGGAATTGCCTTCCCGTCCGATTCCTTGCCGGAATCGCCTTCCGAATTGAATCCCTGCCATGCAAGTCACTGTTCATTTTCGTGAATCATTAGCTAACATTAAATGACCAAGAATTCCGTGTATAACCAAGAGCTCCATGCAAGACATTGTTTGTATTCACGAATcgttagctaacattgtataaccagGAATTCGTCTTGTATATATGAATCCTACCACTCATCTCTGTAAAGCTTTCGGGCCTTAAGCCTATAAAAATATTTAATGATATAAATTAAGCACTTTGGGGGTGTTCCGTCCATGCTTTCTGGCTTAGATCAATTTTAGCATCTCTTGAGCATGTTCGTGCTGTACCcaatcttttttattattattcttatttaTGATTTAAAGAAAAACGCAGGTCTCCGCAAGAAGCCCGGATATAGTGAAGCACGTGACAAGGCTCGGGTATAGCGAAACAATTGTACCGGATATAGAACCGGATATAGTACCGGATTTAGTACCGGATATACCGGCGTTTGCAAAGACCTGCGTAGATTTCGACCAGTGGCAAAATAGACCCTTAGAGTTTCCGAAGGATGTGAGAACTGCCTTCTGCAGCTTCACTGTCGCTGACGTGCGAGTTGTTCAGATTTGCATAAATCTTCTAAGGTATTTTAGAGTTTATCACATCATCACCAACCTATATTTacgcccactgcaggacgaaggcctctccccgcgatctcATAGCATAGCAACGTTTAATCCCATCGTTATGCAAGCAGCCCCAATCACGAGACAGTGCGCGTTCTGGGCGAGCACATAATTGAAAAGAGATCTGTTACAGAAAGAAGGCAAGTTTTAAAGCACAAAGGAAAAAGCTCAATAAATTAACGTACGACAGGCGGGCGCCAGATCAGCGTCCATTTTGTCAACACCCAGCGGACTCATTTCTTTTCTTGCTAGTGCGCTTCACCTAATGCTTTAAAATCAAAGGcggagcacgctttacaggataAACTGGGGCTACAATTTCTGTTAGTATTGTAGTCGGTCCCCATAGTTACTTCAGGCTCATCAGTGTTCAAATAGATTGTGTCACACGAATGTCGCCATCTCTACATCAGACAACATTATGCCAAATAATCTCATGTCAGGCACAATCATGTCGATTAACACTTTTACAGGTATGTTGCACTGCGGTGAATTGGAATAAGACAGGCAAGGACTCACCATAGGAGCAAATAAAAttagggggggcgggggggaatgcttttgtagcgttagctgcAAAagcatttccccccccccctaaatttcgcgcggcacatcaagagccgtgctgcgcatgcgcaaggatcagtgatgtcccacggcttgcgcaccggagccaccggagccggcacctctcgcgcactccgccgccgccgcgcgcgactcaccgccgccgttctgcgcattccagaggagtgacgtcgtagccgtggtagacgcactggcgccggcgcgcgctcgctgtgcagtcgccgtctgacactgcgctggagccgctgcgcttctgactggcgtttgccagtgtggtatagccatggagaaggagagcgcaaatgctgctcaacagcgcagaagaacggagaagcttgactcatcggatcccgaagtagttgcctggcaattagcggttgagcgtaggaggaatgaacagaagaaggctatatacatgtgccacataatacgtataccgcgtgtgtgtcattgaagcagcactaagcatgacaatcaagctaatccttgacaatctagacaaccaggaaagctaagaataatcagctgaacctttgctaacgctacgtatatcctggcatagccgagctaagccactgcaactttttacagcgtaagctgttatgggctcattccaatagccgtttcgggtcgcaatgatgccgccgccggtggCTCTCGCCGcttaaccgctatcgctggaaacgcgaaaaagtacccgattcccgccgggattgaacccgtgcccgctgcgtgggagccggatgctctaccactgagccacgcaagtgcttgctatcgAGCCGCGGAAATACCCTTAAtacaagcacgcagggggagacgactcgagcctccgccagtgtggtggcgccctctaattaaggtgcctgcaaacgcggcgcgcccgacatgtaagctgcaggtggatgtctcagtttccctttaattacttatctccacctagcggatttccgctgaactattacgtcaagctgcagttgtaaggcttgatcaggctcagcagactgctgtgcagagagcattacaagcctcagctcgccgtcgacgccgggcggacagttcagatcgttctcgtcaaaacgaggcgaacagactgccgcgaagaccctgttgtgcgtggtgcccaaattggagctactcttgagccgctctaccagcttacgctgtgactgtgctgcgtatgccgcgcaggcctgtgacttttttttcaaCTCAGTAATTGCAAACAATGAAAACATGGCAAATAAAAACGTCTCTACCGGAAGTTTCTTGTTAACTTATTGTAGCTGTGCGACGTAAAATATCACAATTTACTACTGTACTTCAGCGAAGCGTTAACACAGGTACCGCTACATACTTTAGATAGTTTTACCGTACCTCATCACAGTGGGGAAAAGAACTTGATCATACTGTAAACGTTTCCATCCTTCTGCTTCAAAGCAGCTGGTCGTTAAGGCGGGCCAATGCGTTCACGGGCGACCGAGTTGCCAGCCTATAcagcctatacagtcgtcacattaGGACTCGCCGTTGGGTTAGTTGGTCTTGCATTCTGGCTCTGGTAACTTATCGCAAAGTGGAGGACAGACACACACAAGAAACACAGACGACGACGAGTCCTCGTTCTTGTCCATCTTTTGTTTGCGTCTGACTGTAACACATCGCTAATTTGCCATAGTCACATAAGAAGTCAGACAGGGTACTATTGAAGTTCCTACATTCGAGTAATCTATCTATTAGACCCTCAGTGGGTCGCAAATCTATTGACATCACCTCAaaagtagcccccccccccccctgtctccTCCTCTACTATTTACTTGCgtgtttacctttttttcttttttcttgctatTCCTTTCATCTCCCCCTCCGCTGACCTTTCTccattgtagggtagcaaacaagaAGCATCTCTTCctgttaagctccctgcctttcctagctcaacgctttctctctttctgcctTTCAAAACAGCACGCACAAAGTAAATGATTACAGTATTACTCTACGATCAATAAGACAACATGACACGAGTAAATATTTCTACTAAACTCTCCTATGTTTCTTGTTTCCTTGAAAGTGCGCTTCACCTACTACTTTTTAATAAATggtggtgcacgctttacaggataATAGGGTCTACAATTTTGAGGATTGTGGTTACTCCCTGTAATTACCTCAGGTTCATCGGCGTCTGAAAAAATAGCAgtgccctgcgcatgcgcagtcgggCGAAGTGGTAACTGTAACAGTAGAATGGTAACGCTGCGCTCAAATATTTCGTTATTATTACACTTGCCGTCTTCTTCCGCTTCGGCCGCAGGCTCGTTGACGTCAGGTGTTGCGCCTTCGGACGCGATTTCTCCGCCGTCGACGGCGGAAGACCGGCGAGCTTCCTCGACTTCCTTATCCTTCTGCTCGGCGCTGCCGGGAGGCACTTCCTTGGTCCATTTCCGGGTGAGAAACTCCGTCGCCTCTTCGACCAGCGTCTTCTCGGCTAACTCTGCGGACTgacgacaagaaaaaaagaacgtcgTGTGTCTCGTACTGCGTCCCGTCGTGTGATCGTCACGTGTCTCGGCACCAGAGACACTCGCTCCCGTTAGATAGCCTCAGCTCGATCGTCAGTAACCGTTTATGGAATACCGGGATCAGACGTATAAGTcggtcgtctgctacgacgcTACTGTTCGCCCATCGTACTGCGTCTGTCTGCCCAACGTAGCATCGGGGTAGACCACCTtagcgagccggagcgagtgcCAAAACGTCGCGGCGCCCTGCTGCCACGTGACCATTTTCTGtttcatgacgtcacgacacataTACATTccctgagaaagaaaaaaaaccgaaactggttcgtagaaaaaaaaaaagtggtataGTGAATTATTTGGGGCGCTCTGAAGCTTCCCAGTATTTTATCTGAGGTTTCCAGGTCCAGGACCTTCATTTaacgtgaaaaaaaatgaaaaagtcgGAAATGTCATGTTGGTATACTTTTTCAAAACTTTAACACTGCGACATGCTTAAGCGTGTGACTTACCTGGCGAAGAGCAGACGTGGCGCTGGTTTTCCATCTCGCGAGCGCCTCTCGGCGCTTCCTCAGGGCTTTCTCGATCACTTCTTCCTCAACATCAGCCTGCGAGAACGAAATGCACAGAACTTAAGATACTGATACTCTGGTGGCCTGTGCAACGTTGCGTCTCTGTGTCGACGTTATTTACGTACGCATTCGGCTGTGCAATAGCCTCCTAAGACCTCTTGCACAATGCATTGCACATTGACTTTTACATTTCTTATAAATTCATTCGGAactgattacgcaaaatattcattaagtacggtgcatgtgtaa encodes the following:
- the LOC125940860 gene encoding uncharacterized protein LOC125940860, which translates into the protein MQYDNEAFTDDDKSEDRPAASPSVSPSSARPSPRLLPPLRERVAETSDADLSSGSQTPSSVASSKVNAADRDRRRRRPSETRRPWEGQSRATPSRLVPPTPLPRKGRIQQADVEEEVIEKALRKRREALARWKTSATSALRQSAELAEKTLVEEATEFLTRKWTKEVPPGSAEQKDKEVEEARRSSAVDGGEIASEGATPDVNEPAAEAEEDGKCNNNEIFERSVTILLCVIFQARHDLTDSDAVLRALTDVECIFDLSCPALEENLLTSDDYVPDEQLACKIVKAEYNPRVDTNLHFPSSSKVPFSAKLGAAGGNEDDSGDRTRPGSPIRNNLRRFAINQMEHRLINQGELQWFNSEGTVDTSPITVSDKPFRLRSCDEDTRAFKPKYRKAMHCVPYRCDSEPELELELDVSSLRFQHHPLFSA